The segment TTCACCAGTTACTTGGCAAGTCATGTTTGGCTTGTATTTTTTCAAGATGATCTTTTCGTCATCTACGTAGATTTCTAAAGCATCTTTCTCAGCGATTCCTAAAGTTCTGCGAAGCTCGATAGGAATAACCACGCGGCCTAACTCGTCAACTTTACGTACAATACCAGTAGATTTCATAAGAAAAATACCCCTCTCTCAAATTAAAATTATTTAATATTAATAATCTATCATTTTCGTCATTATTCGACAAATCTAACGTGATTTAATCATAACAATATTTACAAAATCCGTCAACATTATGTTTGAAAATATTTGTATTTCTTTTAAAAAATGTATTCCAAAAGCGGAAAAATCGCTCTGTAATAAGGGTTCACTGGAATAAGGGCTTGGTTAACACTTACAATAAATTACTAATTTTCAATAGAATACAAGTATTATTATAATCATTATTCGACAAAATTCAACTGTTGTTTCGACAAATTTTTCGACAAATGTCGATTTGAAGGATGATGGATTAAAAGTGGAATGGAATTGGGAGGGGACGAGAAAAAGTTTTTGTTCAATCCTTAACAATACCGGCCCAAACCATGTATAATAGGTATAAAAAATAGGTTATGATGTTGATATATATAATTTTAGAAGTAAACGCTGATCGCTCTCGTCCATCGGGCGGGAGTTTTCTACTTTTATATGTTTCGATTATAGGGAGGTAATTTTTGATGGTAGCCGATAAAAAAACTTTTTACATTACAACACCTATCTATTATCCGAGTGGTAATTTACATATTGGCCATGCATATACGACAGTGGCAGGGGATGCGATGGCCCGTTACAAACGATTAAAAGGGTATGACGTGATGTACTTGACAGGTACAGACGAGCATGGCCAGAAAATCCAGCGTAAAGCGGAAGAAAAAGGTGTCACTCCTCAAAGCTACGTAGATGATATTGTTTCGGGAATCAAAGACTTATGGGAGAAGCTTGACATTTCCTATGATGATTTCATTCGCACAACGGAAAATCGCCATAAAGAAGTGGTGGAAAAGATATTTAAGCAATTGCTTGATCAAGGGGACATCTATCTTGATGAATACGAAGGCTGGTATTCTGTACCGGATGAAACCTACTATCGTGAGCACCAACTGGTCGACCCGATTAAGGAGAACGGCAAGGTAGTAGGTGGAAAGAGTCCAGACAGTGGACATCCGGTGGAATTGGTAAGGGAGCAATCCTACTTTTTCCGCATGGGCAAGTATGTGGACCGTCTGCTTCAGTATTATGAGGAAAACCCTGAGTTCATCCAGCCGGAATCCCGCAAAAACGAAATGGTCAACAATTTCATCAAGCCTGGTCTTGAAGATCTTGCTGTATCCAGAACTTCCTTCGATTGGGGTGTCAAGGTACCTGGAGATCCTAGGCATGTTATTTATGTTTGGATTGATGCGTTGTCCAACTACATCACAGCACTTGGATATGGGACAGATAATGACGAGAAATACATGAAATACTGGCCAGCGGATGTTCATTTGGTAGGGAAAGAGATTGTCCGTTTCCACACTATTTATTGGCCGATCATGCTGATGGCGTTGGATCTGCCATTACCGAAGAAAGTCTTTGCACATGGTTGGTTGCTCATGAAGGACGGCAAGATGTCCAAATCAAAAGGAAATGTAGTGGATCCTGTTACCCTTATTGATCGTTATGGTCTTGATGCACTGAGATATTACCTGTTAAGGGAAGTTCCATTTGGAGCGGATGGCGTCTTTACCCCGGAAGGGTTTGTGGAAAGAGTGAACTTTGACTTGGCCAACGACCTTGGGAACCTGTTGAACAGAACGGTCGCCATGATTGATAAATATTTCGGTGGAGAGGTTCCTGTTTATAATGGGAAGGTGACAGAGTTTGATCAGACGCTAAGTGAGCTTGCGGTAAATACGGTTCAACAGTATGAGAATGCGATGGAGAACATGGAGTTTTCCGTAGCGCTATCCTCTATCTGGCAACTTGTAAGCAGAACGAATAAATATATAGATGAAACACAACCATGGGTGCTGGCGAAAAGTGAAGATACCAATGAACAATTGGCTTCTGTTATGGCCCATCTGGCAGAATCATTGCGTTTCATCGGAATCCTCTTGAAGCCGTTCCTGACAAGAACACCTGGAAAGATATTCGCACAACTTGGTGTGGATGACTCACTTGCAACATGGGAAAGCTTATCAAGCTTCGGGCAGATCCCTGCTAGTACGAAAACGGTGAAAGCAGACCCTATTTTCCCTCGTCTTGATGTAAAAGAAGAGGTGGAGCATATCAAACAAGTGATGCAACCAACTGCTCCTGCTGAAAAAGCGGAAGAAAAAGTGGTCGAAGAGGCGCCGCCAACATCCGAAGAAATTACATTTGATGATTTTATGAAAATAGATTTACGTGTTGCAGAAGTGACGCATTGTGAGCCAGTGAAAAAAGCAGATAAGCTTTTAAAACTTCAGTTAAATCTTGGCTATGAAAAGAGACAGGTGGTTTCCGGAATTGCCAAGTTCTACAAGCCGGAAGAGCTGGTAGGAAAGCGTGTCATTTGCGTGACGAACTTGAAGCCTGTTAAACTTCGTG is part of the Sutcliffiella sp. FSL R7-0096 genome and harbors:
- a CDS encoding AbrB/MazE/SpoVT family DNA-binding domain-containing protein, whose translation is MKSTGIVRKVDELGRVVIPIELRRTLGIAEKDALEIYVDDEKIILKKYKPNMTCQVTGEVSDNNLTLADGKIILSREGAEKIIQEIQNNLQTK
- the metG gene encoding methionine--tRNA ligase, which codes for MVADKKTFYITTPIYYPSGNLHIGHAYTTVAGDAMARYKRLKGYDVMYLTGTDEHGQKIQRKAEEKGVTPQSYVDDIVSGIKDLWEKLDISYDDFIRTTENRHKEVVEKIFKQLLDQGDIYLDEYEGWYSVPDETYYREHQLVDPIKENGKVVGGKSPDSGHPVELVREQSYFFRMGKYVDRLLQYYEENPEFIQPESRKNEMVNNFIKPGLEDLAVSRTSFDWGVKVPGDPRHVIYVWIDALSNYITALGYGTDNDEKYMKYWPADVHLVGKEIVRFHTIYWPIMLMALDLPLPKKVFAHGWLLMKDGKMSKSKGNVVDPVTLIDRYGLDALRYYLLREVPFGADGVFTPEGFVERVNFDLANDLGNLLNRTVAMIDKYFGGEVPVYNGKVTEFDQTLSELAVNTVQQYENAMENMEFSVALSSIWQLVSRTNKYIDETQPWVLAKSEDTNEQLASVMAHLAESLRFIGILLKPFLTRTPGKIFAQLGVDDSLATWESLSSFGQIPASTKTVKADPIFPRLDVKEEVEHIKQVMQPTAPAEKAEEKVVEEAPPTSEEITFDDFMKIDLRVAEVTHCEPVKKADKLLKLQLNLGYEKRQVVSGIAKFYKPEELVGKRVICVTNLKPVKLRGELSEGMILAGEKDGVLSLASVDASLPLGAKVK